The Pseudomonadota bacterium genome contains the following window.
GCTCCGCAAATCGACCCCTGAGGGGTTGTTATCACCCCCACCGCATTGCTGCGCCAGCAGCTTGCGCTGCTGGACGGGCTCCGCAAATCGGCCCCTTAGGGGCTATTGAGTGTCATTACCGTAAGCGCACCTTTATGGCTCCCATCGCCCGAGCTACACCGGCGTTCTATTTATAGCCAGTTGATCATCCGCAATGCGCAGCGAAATGCCTGCGAGAGGAATCTATAGTAAGGGGAGGTCAACTTTTGGCCCCTTCTGTTTGGAACTAGCAGCATGCACACCGTCGCACTCTTTGGAGCAGGAAAGATCGGAGAGGCCATCTCGGCTCTTCTCGGCTCGTCAGGCCGTTATACCATCAGGGTGTGCGACGGCAGCCTTGCGCGCGCGCAATTGGTTGCCAAGGGCTGGGGTGCCTGCGAAGCGCATCAACTACAGCTCTCAGATCCAGCAGCTCTAAAGCAGCTTCTTAGTGGGTGCTCTCTTGTAATCAGCGCGCTTCCATTCTCCTGCAATAAAACGGTTGCACAGGCCGCTGCCGATCTCGGTATTCATTACGCCGACCTGACCGAGGACGTTGATGCCTCGCACTTTATCGCCAAGTTATCGACTAATTCCAACTCATGCTTTATCCCACAATGTGGAATAGCACCCGGTTTTATCAGTATTGCTGCTGCGCACCTCGCTAAGCTCTTCGATACCCTCGACACCCTGAAGATGCGGGTCGGAGCGCTTCCGATCTATCCAACCAATCGCCTTAAATACAACCTGACCTGGTCAACCGACGGACTTATTAACGAGTACTGCAATCCATGCGAGGTAATTCAGGATGGAAAGATGCTCATGGTTCCGCCCCTTGAGGGATACGAACACTTCTCACTCGATGGAGATGAGTACGAGACCTTTCACACATCAGGGGGGCTTGGCACCCTCTGCCAAACCTTAAACGGGAAGGTGCGCGAGCTTAACTATAAAACCATTCGCTATCCTGGACACCGAGATCTGATGGCGTTTCTCCTAGAGGATCTGAGATTTCATGACGACCGCGACACTTTGAAAAAAATTCTGGAACGAAGCCTTTCAACCACCACTCAGGACAAGTGTATGATCCTAGTAGAGGCAACCGGCATGGATGGTGGTCGATTCCGCCAGAAGACCTATGCCAGCACCGTCTACAACCAGAGCATCGCCGGACGACACTTCGGCGCGATCCAAGCGACCACCGCTGCTGGCATCTGTGGTGTAATAGATCTCTTACTGGAGGGGCGCTTTAAAGGAAGAACTGGCCTAATCAAAGCCGAAGATATCTCCCTAACAGATTTTCTTAATAATGAATTCGGAAAGATCTTCCGCGACGATAAAGCTTTACAGGGGATCTCCTAAACAACTACCCCCTATCCCAACACCCTGGCAATCTTGTCCAGCGCAAAATCAAGATCTTGGCGTGAGATTACAAGGGGCGGAGCAAATCTAATGGTCTGTGTGCGGGTATCCTTGCAAAGCACCCCTTCGTACTTAAGCTTCTTACAAAAATCCTTCGCAGTACCGTCTGCTGGATTGATATCGATGCCGATCATTAGTCCACGTCCTCGCACCTCTTTTATAGTGCGGGAGTTTATAGCTTTGAGTCGCTCGATAAAATAAGCACCCTGCTCTGCTGCATGCTCGTGCGGCTTCTCTTCATTTATAATCGCAATAACCTCGCGAGCTATCGCGCAGGCAAACGGATTCCCACCAAAGGTGCTGCCGTGAGTTCCAGGGGTAAAGACCTGCATAATGTTGCGGTTGGCTGCGATGCAGGAGATCGGGATAATTCCCCCTCCAAGCGACTTGCCGAGGATGTAGATGTCCGGATGAACCTCTTCGTGCTCACACGCAAAAACCTTACCGGTACGGCATAGTCCAGTTTGAATCTCATCTGCTACCATCAGGACGTTTTTACGGGTACAGATCTCTCGAAGCTGTCGAATAAACCCGTCTGGCGGAATAATAATGCCCCCCTCTCCAAGGATCGGCTCAAAGATAACTCCCGCCGTGTTCTCGTTTATGGCCTCCTCAACGGCACTCGCATTGCCGTACTCGAGGATCTTAAACCCCCCGGCGAATGGCCCAAACCCACGCTGGCTATCAACAGAGGAGCTAAAACCAACTATGGTTGTCGTTCGTCCGTGAAAGTTATTTTTAAACACAACTATCTCGGCATGGTTCTCTTGTATGCCCTTTACCTCGTAGCCCCACTTACGCACAGCTTTAACAGCGGTCTCGACAGCCTCCGCTCCTGAGTTCATGAGGAGCACCTTATCCATGCCGCACAGCTGCGCCAACTCCTTACAGAGATGGGCTACTGGCTCGGCATAAAAGGCGCGGCTGACAAGGGTTAGTGTATCAAGCTGTTGATGCGCCACCTTTGTAATGCGCGCATTACAGTGCCCAAAGTTAATTGCGCTATAGGCACTTAATAGATCGATGTAACGCTTACCATCAACATCCTCAACCCAGGCCCCATTACCGGATCTTATCACTACCTCAATCGGGGCATAGTTCTGCGCCGAGTAGGTTTCAGTCATCTCAATTAGCTCTTTGTAATACATAGCAATCGTTACTGCTTATTTAAAACTTCGCAAATCCTGGATAACGTGGGAACGGAATTACATCACGGACATTCTGCATCCCGGTGATGTACATTAGGAGTCGTTCAAAACCCAATCCGAAACCAGAGTGTGGCACCGTTCCGAATTTTCTTAGATCTAGGTACCACCAATACGATGCCTCATCGAGCCCCATAGCACGTATCTTGTGCAGCAACACATCGTGTCGCTCCTCCCTCTGCGAGCCTCCAATGATCTCTCCTAGCCGCGGTACAAGCACATCCATGGCACGCACGGTTTTTTCATCCTGATTGAGGCGCATGTAGAAGGCCTTTATATCCTTGGGATAGTTCGCAACTATAACTGGCCCCCGCACATGCTCGTCTGTTAGGAAACGCTCGTGCTCAGACTGCAGGTCTATGCCCCACGAAACTGGATACTCAAAAACCTTGCCACTGCCCTGAAGAATAGATATAGCTTCGGTATAGTCAATTATAGCAAATTTTGATTCCGATACAGTCTGAAGATTTTCAATGTGTCCAGGTTGCACCCACTCCTGGCTCGCCAGAAACTCGATCTCACTTGAGCACGTTGCTAGCGTCTGTTGAATCACGCTCTGCACGAACTCCTGTGCAAGCGCCATGTTGTCCTCTAGCTCATAGAAAGCCATCTCAGGCTCAATCATCCAGAACTCAGCGAGGTGGCGCGTTGTATTTGAATTTTCAGCGCGAAAGGTCGGTCCAAATGTATAGATCCTTGAGAGGCCGGTCGCGCACACCTCACCCTCAAGTTGTCCCGATACGGTCAGGCTCGCTGGCTCTTTAAAGAAATCCTGTGCGTAATCAACCTTGCCGTTTAATATCGGAGGAGCGCTTGGATCGAGCGTTGTAACGCGAAACATCTCGCCCGCCCCTTCGCAATCCGCAGTGCTGATAATAGGGGCGTTAATGTAAAAGAATCCGCGCTCCTGAAAGAATTTATGAACTGCAAAGGCTGCCGCAGACCTAACGCGCAGCACCGCACCTATAGTAGCTGTGCGTGGACGGAGGTGCAGCACCTCGCGCAGAAATTCAAGGGAGTGCTGCTTTTTTTGTAGTGGAAATTGCTCTGGGTCAGACTCGCCGATTAACTGCAGGGATTCGACCTGGAACTCGTACTTCTGGCCCTTGGCTGGAGAGAGTATTAACTGCCCTGAAACACGAATTGAAGCTCCGGTCGAGAGCTTGGCAGCAACCTCCTGGTATCCAGCGAGGTTCGGATCTATAACGAGCTGCAAGTTTCCAACAGAGGTGCCGTCAGACAGCTCTATAAACGAGACCCTCTTCGACTGGCGGTGGGTCTTTATCCAGCCACCTAACTCCAGCGCGCCCACTGGGATACGATCCTCAAGGATCTCTCGAACAGCTATTAACCTTGCCATATAGAATCCTGACAATATGGAAAAAAGAATCGGGGTGACAAGATTCGAACTTGCGACCCCTAGTTCCCAAAACTAGTGCTCTAGCCGGGCTGAGCTACACCCCGATACGTCTTTCCATTAGATTAGATTATATGCTCTTACGTTTAGAATCAAGTTACTATTGTGGTATTTAGGGGGTTTACGAAACATCCTGGGCTGAACTTCGATTATCACACCAATCTATTACGTTCATTATCAGCCTGCAAAAGCACCATGACACCAAAAAGCCTGGGCATCACCCTAACCTGCTTCGCCATCCTGTTGATTGGCTACCTCTTACAACAGCCTGAGCCGCCGATAACCGCGGTACAAAAAAGAGCTCCGGGCAAGCGATCAGAGCTAAAAAAAGCCGTGAACAGCGAGAAACAGGCCCCCGAGATCGAGCACGCCGCAGTCAAGCCTCCCCGACCACCCCTGCGACCGCCCATCCAGCCACAAAATACGAAGGAGCTGCGCGATCCCTTCCAGCCAAATCGTTATCGATCATTAAACCAGAACACCTCCACACTGCCTGCCCTTGAGCGCCTTGAACTCTCAGAGCTACGACTCGTTGCGATCATAAAAGATATTGAGGGGGTGAGTGCGGCGTCGGTCGAGAATAGCTCTGGACTCGGATTTATGATTAGAGAGGGCACTAAGATCGGCCCACGGGGCGGATACGTTAAACATATCGGTCGTGATATAGTCACCGTTCTTGAGCCGGTCAGTCCTCAAGATCCTTTATCAAGAGAGATAAAGGAGCATCAACTAGCTCTTCGTTCAGTCGCAGTCTCTCCCCTACCGTAACCCTCGGACCGGCTCTTGTGAACGTCCGACCGGCTGATCATGCGAGCGCACAAATGCGCCACCCTCATGAATGATATTGCTCAGTCTATCTAGGGAGCGATAAGAGACCGCCTCAGCCACTATCTCCTCATTTAACTCATCCTGCTCGATCAGATCTGCTATGGTAATAGCAACCCGCAACACGCGGGTGTAACCACGTGCACTCATTCCCAAACGCTTCATCGCCTCACCTAGGAGCGCTCGTGCCCCTTGAGTTATCCTTGTCTGCGTACGCAGCGTCGCATCGTGCACCTCGCTGTTAAGGACCCCATTGCGTGCTATCTGCCTATCGCGAGCAGCAAATACCGCTGCTGGTGCGATCGCTTGGCTGCGCATCTGTCTCGCATCTGTCCAGACAAGATCGTCAACATCAACCGCTTCAAGCTCTACGTGCAGATCAATTCGGTCCAAAATGGGCTGCGATAGCTTAGCTAAATAATCCCGGATAGCGCGATGCGAGCACCGGCACCCCCCAGCCTTTGTACCGAACCGTCCGCATGGACAGGGATTCATCGCGGCTATTAGCTGAAATCGGGCTGGATAATTAATAGACGCTTTGGCGCGCGCCACCTGGACCCACCCCGTTTCAAGAGGGGAACGCATCGCCTCAACCGTGCTACGCTTAAACTCAGGAAACTCATCTAGGAAGAGCACTCCACGGTGCGCCAAGCTAACCTCCCCAGGCCGTGGCATACCTCCCCCACCGATCAAGCCCGCATCGCTTATAATATAGTGTGGCGAGCGAAAGGGGCGCAGGCCAGAGAGCACCGGCGCCGTGGCCTGTCCAGCGATGCTATGAATTCTAAGCACCTCCAGCAGCTCGTTCGGATTCAGGGGCGGGAGAAGCGACGAGAGTCGCTCGGCCAACATACTCTTGCCACACCCTGGGGGTCCAATCATAAGGAGGTTGTGGTTTCCCGCTGCCGCGATCGCCAGAGCTCGTTTCGCCGCGCCCTGCCCAAGCACATCATCTAGGGTTTTTACTGCAACCTGAGCCTCAAAGGGCGCACGCACCTTATAGCATGGCTCTTCATCCCCCTTAAGGATTCGGATTGCCTGCGCCAGAGATCGTACCCCAATAACCTTAATCCCACCTACAACCGCCGCCTCTCCACTATTTTCTTCAGGCACAATAATACAAGAAATTCCCGACTGAACCGCCGCAAGCGCGTGCGCCGTTACACCCGGACTCCTCTTGACCTCTCCAGTAAGGGAGAGCTCCCCAACTATAGCAACATTTTCTAAAGCCCCTTGTGGAAGGGCTCCGAACGCCCTCGCCAACGCCAATGCAATTGGAAGATCGAACGCCGCGCTCTCCTTCTTAATCTCTGCTGGGGCGAGGTTTACCAGAATAATTCCGGGGGGATTGAAGCCGGCGTGTTCAAGCGCCGTAAGGATACGCTCTCGGGATTCCCTCACAGCCGCCCCTCCAAGCCCAAGGATAGTGAATCTGGGAGGAGCCCCATCTCTAACGTGAACCTCCACCTCAACCGGAACGGCGTCTAGACCTACGATACAACTTGAATGTGCACTAGCGAACATATCCTCTCTATTCGAAGTATTGTCTAAGTTGTTGCGCCACGAGAAACAAACACAGTCCCTAACATGAGAATAGCTACGGTACGGCTTGTGCTACCTTTACGGGACACCCCCAACCGGGGCTCTGTATTAGTTAGTTAGAGCCTTATTGCGGCAATATTTTCCACGAGTTGCATGGCATCTGAGATAGAAAGTAACGATTCCATTAGTGAGATCTGGCAGAGAATTCCCCCTGAGGAGCGGCTTGAGGTGCTGGCCTCTGCCCAGGCCAGGGGGATCCAGGCCTCCCTTTTACTACTTATTATGACGGGCAGCGCTGCCCTTGGTCTACGCGTGCCATGGGTCTTTTTCGGCAGCTTTCTGCTGCTTCCATTTGTATTCCAGATCGCAACGGCAAAGGCCTGGCACATCCTTAAACCACGCTCGATGCTTGAGTACATTACAGCTCGCTCGACCGCTCGAATCTATGCTTCATTTGCACAGGCCAGAGATCTCGATCTGAGCATTATCTTGCGGGGTGAGCTTGAACCGGTGAGCTCAGCCGAGACTATTGAGGGCCCTCTAGATGCAACCCTTGAGAGCCCTAGCCCAGTACCGGTCTGGGTTTCTCTCTTTCCGGACACTATGGTGATCGCCTCAGAGAGCCCTAGCGGAGCTATCCTTGAACTATCACATTCGATCCTCAATAACTTTACGATCTCAGCCGAGGGCTTCGATCTCTCTGAAGGGGGTACTAGGCGACTTATCATTGAGATCGAGGGGCACCCAGGCAAGATCTCTAAATGGCACCTTACAGGCCCCCATCCATCTGCGTTGCTGGCGTGTGAGAGACGGGCACACGGTTTTATTGCAAAGCATAAAAAAACCGTAGATGCGAAGGGGCTTACACACCAACGGAAAACAGCACCTCTTGGTCTTAGCGCGGCGCTAGCGTAACGGCGTTTCCATAAAAAAGATGCCCTATACCGTTACTAAGAAGCCTTTTTAGACATCCTAACTTCAGGCTATAATTTGCCAATTCTTAGGCGTATTCTATTTATGAAATTATTCAGCGATTTATTTAAGAGAACAAGCTCTTTTGTACGAACCACCGCAGCTGTGCTGCTCTGCACAATTGCGCCCCTAAGTTTTATTGTACTTATCAACTCCGCTCAGGCTGAGCGCCAACTTACAGGTGCAACAACCCTCTCCTCCAAAGATCGTGTCAGCATTATCCTCGATCGCGAACGGGCCGATGATGGTACCTACGTCGTTCTTAAGGTCGTACTTCCCAAGGATGTTAAGATAGATGCCTTTATGCTCCCTAGCCCGCCCAGGATCGTGCTCGATCTGGATGGTGCTAGCGTAAGAAAAAGCGAGACATTTTTGGCCCCTACTAACGGGATCGTTAAGCAGGTACGACTCGGATCGCACCCGGGCAAGTTACGAATAGTAGTCGATCTACTGCGGGCCGAGGCTCCAAAGTATGACTGGAAGGCAGGCAAGCGTCAGGTGATCCTGCGCATGCTAGAGGAGGCAGCTGAGTCAGTGCCTGCTCCTATTGCACCATTAGTTCAAGCCTTATCTCAAATCGAACAATCTGAGGCCCTACCCGCCAAAGACTCCGGAGCTCTAGATAGCTTAGCAGTTTTACCGCAACTCCCTGCGGGGGCTGATGTCGCTAGCGCTCCATCAGAAACACTTGGTTTAACCGAGCAGATAGCTACTATTGAGACGCCTGCGTCAGATAAAAAAGTCTCTGAACTAACTGCTCCAAAACAGGATGAGGTCGTACTTGAAAAAGAGGTGCTACCTGAGCCAATTAAGGAGCAAGCTCTGGATCTAGGCGGCGCGAAGCCTGTGGTAGATAGTAAAGCTGCCGCTTCTAACCTTGCTGCAATAGAGAAAAACGCCGCTGCTCCGCAAGCTCCAGCTGCAGCCATAAAGATAATCGGCTACCGCTTCGAGTACATGGAGCCGAACAAAACCCCGGTACTTAAGATCTCCCTTAATTCAGACAAGGCCAAAGCACAGATCAGTAAGGTCGATGGCATGACCTATAAGATAGTTATTCCAACCAGCAAGCTTGCCAACGAGGATCTAGTTTTGCCGCAATTTCCACCCGCAGATTTTGTCGGGTTTATTATGGTTGTAACTGAGGAGGTGTCGGACTCGGTTGAAATTACCGTTAGCGTTGAGGAGGGCACCTCAATTACAACCCTTGTACGGGGTGATGAAATCTGGGTGCAGCCCCCCGGCGTATAGCGTATCGATGCTCGTAAAGGGTAGCCTCCCTTTGTTCTAAAGGGTATCGTAACTATTCATCCAATCAGATACGTGTACGTTAGTCCCTATCAAGGGGCGAGTTTGCGGAGCAAACTGGGGTGAAAACAATAACTATTCACCCCTAAAATAAGCGTCCCCGATCAGGGAACGTCAAGAAAGGTGGTGTCCTTAGGGCCGATCGCAAGATCGAATCCTTTTAACTCTCGACAAGTTGATACTGGGGTGAATAGTTACATGAAGATTGCACTGATCCAAACTGATATCGCCTGGAATGATCCTGCTAAGAATGTAGGGGCATGTACTGAACTAGCAATTCAAGCGGTCAGTCAAGGGGCGGAGCTCCTCATCTTTCCAGAGATGTTTACCTGTGGGTTCTCACTTCCAGAGGGCGAACTGGCTCAGGCTAGCGCCGCAAGCGGCCGCTCCTTTCTACTCTCAACTGCTAAAGAACATGCTGTCTTTACGGTCGGCTCACTTCCAGAGGTTAGCGCAGAGGGCGCGCTTTTCAACACCGCTTATCTCTATCGACCAGATGGTTCGTTTGAAAGCTACCGCAAGATGCACCTCTTCTCCTACGGAGATGAAAGCCCCAGATACTCCCCCGGAGATCAAACCCTTTCGGTAGAGATCGGTAACCTACGTTGCTCAATCTTTATCTGCTACGATCTGCGCTTCCCCGTTCCATTCCACCAACTCGCCTCAAAAACTGACCTATATATCGTTGTGGCTAATTGGCCCGCAGCGCGGCGCGAACATTGGCTTACGCTCCTAAAGGCGCGCGCCATCGAAAATCAAGCATTCGTTGCCGGCGTTAATCGTGTTGGTGAGGGTAATGGACTTCAGTATAGCGGTGATTCGGTGCTCTTTGCTCCCGATGGTAGCGCTCTTACAGAGCTCTCCTCAGCTCAATCCGCAATCGTACACGAGCTAGATCTAAATCAGCTCTTATCGTTGAGAGAGAGATTTCCTGTGCTCCGAGATCGACGTTCAGATCTATATGAAAAGTTGTCGTAATGGTTACCACAAAAACCACTCACCCTACCCCCCTTTCATGGAAAGGGGTTCCTCATCCAATAAGTGTGGGTGGGAAGCTACTGGATGATGGCATAACTATGGGCGGCAGTTGGAAGAAAAGCCGGTCGAAGAATGTAAGATAATGGATGCTGAATCCCTACGCCGGAACGTGAACCGCTTCCCGCGCAGGGGTTTTCCAACTAATGTACCCACACTTATCGGTGAGGAACCAAAACTCCTACGAGTTTTTTGAGCAGCTTGACGGCCATGCTGTCAAAGCTGGTTTTTAAGGGTTAACCGGTATCGGAGCGGGAGCAGGTAACGGGAAGCGGTTCACGTTCCCGCGCAGGGGTTTTCCATCTAATGTACCCACACTTATAGGTGAGGAACCCGTTTCTTTGGCCCCTCATCCAAGCCCCTTACGGCACAAGATTCTAGGCTCTATTCTAGCCCCATATTTTATGGAGAATACTCTGTAGCTGCGCTATATCCGCTCAATCTTTAGCGACTCGCCAACGAGCTTAAGGAGTGATCCTTTGCCGTTAATACTTGTTTCAAGCACGACGTCCTTCTCCCATAACTTGGCCACATGCCGCAGGGTTTGCTCCGCGTACTCTAGTTGTAGATCTCGACTGTCGTGGTAGTGCTTAAGGTACAGGATTCTGTTCTTACCGAAATCTGCATCCTCCACCTTAATACATGGAATAGATCCGGTGCCCACACTCTTAATAAGGGTCTCGCGCATATCCTTCCAACTCCCCTCATCAGCAACCTTCGTTACGATCCGCTCCTTGCCACGGCGCTCATGCTGAAAGAGGTTAAGCTCCTCCATAATATCGCGTGTAAGAAAGCGCCTGAGGAAGGATTGATCACGATCCGCCTCACGAACCTCAAAGATCTTTCGTCTGCCTGGGGTATCGTTCTCATCCTGGCCCTCTGTTTTTACGGGAGGCGCGCTATCATCCCACTCGCGCCCGGTTTCCCCTGCATTCCAGCGCCGCTCAATTTCATGCCACAGTACAAACCCTAAATGGTATGGATTGAGCCCGCCAGGATGTGGGCGTAGCACCTGATTATGGCGCACAAGAAACTCAAGATGCATACCCTGCGGCAACTTAAGTTCGTTTAAGAGCTTATGATGCCAATAGCTGGCCCAGCCCTCATTCATGATCTTTGTCTCCATCTGGGGCATGAAGTAGCGGGTCTGATTATCTACAATCTGAAGGATGTCTTTCTTCCACTCACTCAGGTAGGGATTATACTTAGCGATAAACTGCAGTAAATTCTCCTGGGGTTCTATCGGAGTTTTGGAAAGATCCGGCGCGATATACTGTTGTGGTGTATGAATCTCTCGCCAAGGATCGGGGGTGCGCTGCGCACGCTCCCAGGCCGCCGTGCGCTGCTCCTCCTCTGAAAGCTGCTGAATTGCAAGATTACGCGATCGTTGATAGCAAACAGCATGCGCATGATCGAGAACAGCCTCAACCTGCTCAACTCCAATTGAGGGATCCTCCATATAGCCGCTAATGCGCCTGGCCTGATTCTTAAAGGTCTCAAGCACGTGGTGCGCCTCTGTGCCGGATGTAAATGTAAAGTTATTGGCGAAAAAATCGTTATGCCCATAGACGTGCGCAATAGTGAGAACCTGCAGCAGTAAGGTATTATCCCGCATCAGATACGCTAGACAGGGATTAGAGTTGATCACCATCTCGTAGGGAAGACCCGACACTCCGTAGTCATACATGGTCTTTTGTCGCTCGTAAGATTTACCGTACGACCAATGTGGATAGTGCGACGGCATGCCGGTATACGCCATGTATCCAAGCATCTCATTGTGATCGCAGATCTCGAACTCCTGCGGATAGCAACGCAGCCCAAAACGCTCTACAAGCGCCTTAATTTTCTCATCCCACTCTGCAAGCTCTTCTACGTTAAATGACATAAGCTCCTACGGTGCAGCCGATGCGGCGCCTTCACTTTCACCAAAGACCTTACCGTGCGCCGAAACGCCGCTGGCCCTGTCCTTCATAAGAAAGCTCCTAAAGCCCTCCCAGAGGTCCTCTTTCTTCTCAATTGTTATCATGTGAAAGTTCGGTGCCTTAATCTGACCAAACACCTCCAGCATGCTGCCGCTGTAATAAGCGCTTCCAGAGGGCTTAATCTCTCCATACCCGAAGAGGTTACAGACCTTACAAAGCTCCTCTGCTGCTTGCAGCGCACGCTCGTTATCTGAGTAGAAGTTATCACCATCCGAGCAGTGAAACGCATAGATGTTCCATAGCGAGGGGTGATACCTATCGTTGATAATATCAAGAGCCTTACGATAGCCAGAGGAGATATAGGTTCCTCCAGATTCTACCTTATGGAAGAAGTCCCCCTCGGTAACCTCCTTGGCTTCAGTATGGTGCGCGATAAATACGACCTCTACATTCGTGTATTTCTGCCGTACGAATTGAAACAGAAGAAAATAGAAACTTCTCGCTAGGTACTTCTTTACGGTCCCCATCGAGCCCGATGTATCCATGATACAGAACACCACCGCGTTTGAGGTCTCTTTACTAGTTGGCGCGATATGGAAGTAGCTCATATCGTCCTTATGGAATGGAAAGCGCTGCTCCTCATCCTCCATATCGATTTCGCGACTGCCCTTAATGGCGCGCAATCGCCGCACCCGGTTACGAGCCGTGGCGCGTTTGTCGAGGCGTGGTTTGATTCCTGCTTTTCTGTGCCCTTTGCGCTTACGAGCATCATCTGAGATGATCTCTTTAAGGGATTTCTTCTCAAGCTCTGGCAGCTCAAGATCGTCGAACATAATAGCGATTAGCTCCTCTAGGGTGATATCGGTTTCAAACGCGTCGACACCAGCCTGACTACCGGCGCCCTGCCCTGGTCCCTGCCCCTCCTGTCCAGAATCGACCACATCACCAGGC
Protein-coding sequences here:
- a CDS encoding DUF444 family protein, which gives rise to MSTIFRSYTPTSQRSDRSARDRLRHRQKIKDSIRDNIGDILAEESIIGRDRDKIIKVPIRSIKEYRFIYGDNSPGAAQGDGNQKPGDVVDSGQEGQGPGQGAGSQAGVDAFETDITLEELIAIMFDDLELPELEKKSLKEIISDDARKRKGHRKAGIKPRLDKRATARNRVRRLRAIKGSREIDMEDEEQRFPFHKDDMSYFHIAPTSKETSNAVVFCIMDTSGSMGTVKKYLARSFYFLLFQFVRQKYTNVEVVFIAHHTEAKEVTEGDFFHKVESGGTYISSGYRKALDIINDRYHPSLWNIYAFHCSDGDNFYSDNERALQAAEELCKVCNLFGYGEIKPSGSAYYSGSMLEVFGQIKAPNFHMITIEKKEDLWEGFRSFLMKDRASGVSAHGKVFGESEGAASAAP